A genomic region of Dermacentor silvarum isolate Dsil-2018 unplaced genomic scaffold, BIME_Dsil_1.4 Seq484, whole genome shotgun sequence contains the following coding sequences:
- the LOC125941862 gene encoding LOW QUALITY PROTEIN: uncharacterized ABC transporter ATP-binding protein HI_1051-like (The sequence of the model RefSeq protein was modified relative to this genomic sequence to represent the inferred CDS: inserted 1 base in 1 codon; deleted 1 base in 1 codon): protein MVPLLKEKIAGRAFDALLNQSHSYFIHNFPGDLTHKVNNLVDSTIELIKLSIDRFFAYSLALVFAIYILSLANLKFAIATLIWVSIFILVSILCFQKLSNLANHYSSCTTKTTANLADSLSNITTIRLFAKQTYQRFKFLQIYQKKIDAEKRMQWAYFWIWLIYGYSFELLQAISLYLLIYGYQSGEIGIGDIALVLAINIAIVEFLNQLTRDLTQFSIHFARVSDALSSINNRLEIINKDNATELEVNKGEIKFQQVLFFYPDKKPLFKVFSVTINPKEKVGIVGYIYGSGKSTFINLILRFFEIKAGIIQIDNQSIIDVTQNSLMQKIAVVPQDLILFHDTILENIRYGNNEATEQEVVQAAKFAGIHKFTNSLLKGYHTIVGEKGVKLSGGERQRIIIARXFLKNAPILLLDEATNQLDSITEKKSKQVYLS, encoded by the exons ATGGTGCCTTTACTTAAAGAGAAAATAGCTGGCAGAGCTTTTGATGCATTATTAAACCAAAGCCATTCTTACTTTATACATAATTTTCCAGGCGATCTAACTCATAAAGTAAATAATCTAGTTGATAGTACAATAGAATTAATTAAACTATCTATAGATCGTTTTTTTGCTTATAGTTTAGCATTAGTTTTTGCTATTTATATTTTATCGTTAGCAAATCTAAAGTTTGCTATAGCTACTTTAATTTGGGTAAGTATTTTTATATTAGTTTCAATTTTATGTTTTCAAAAACTCAGTAATTTAGCTAATCACTATTCAAGTTGCACTACTAAAACTACTGCAAATCTAGCTGATAGTTTATCAAATATAACAACAATACGTCTATTTGCTAAACAAACTTATCAGAGGTTTAAATTTTTGCAGATTTACCAGAAAAAAATAGACGCAGAAAAAAGAATGCAATGGGCGTATTTCTGGATTTGGCTCATATATGGTTATTCATTTGAATTATTACAAGCTATAAGCCTGTACTTGTTAATTTATGGTTATCAATCAGGAGAGATAGGCATTGGAGATATAGCCCTTGTACTTGCTATTAATATAGCAATAGTAGAGTTTTTGAACCAACTTACTAGAGATTTAACTCAATTTTCAATTCATTTTGCTAGAGTTTCGGATGCCTTATCTTCTATAAATAATAGATTGGAAATTATAAATAAAGACAATGCAACAGAACTTGAGGTCAACAAGGGAGAAATAAAATTCCAGcaagttttatttttttacccTGATAAAAAACCTTTATTTAAAGTTTTTTCCGTTACTATTAATCCTAAGGAAAAAGTAGGTATAGTAGGCTAC ATCTATGGTAGTGGTAAATCTACCTTTATAAATTTAATCTTAAGATTCTTTGAGATTAAAGCAGGAATTATACAAATTGATAATCAATCTATAATTGATGTTACTCAAAATTCTTTAATGCAAAAAATAGCTGTTGTACCTCAAGATTTGATTTTATTTCATGACACTATTTTAGAAAATATTCGCTATGGTAATAATGAGGCAACTGAGCAAGAAGTAGTGCAAGCAGCTAAATTTGCAGGCATTCATAAGTTTACCAATAGTTTGCTTAAAGGTTATCATACTATAGTAGGAGAAAAAGGTGTGAAATTGTCAGGAGGTGAGAGGCAAAGAATAATAATTGCTA GCTTTCTTAAAAATGCTCCTATATTACTTCTTGATGAGGCAACAAATCAGTTAGAttcaataacagaaaaaaaatccaAGCAAGTTTA